One Oceanivirga salmonicida DNA segment encodes these proteins:
- the deoC gene encoding deoxyribose-phosphate aldolase, with translation MKINKYIDHTVLKAVSTFKDIDKLCEEAKKYEFYSVCVNGSYVSRCSKNLEGTNVKIAAVVGFPLGAMSKEVKVFEAKKAIADGASEIDMVINVGMLKSGEFDYVESEIREIKEAIGNNVLKVIIETCYLTQEEKEIACKLSLNARADFVKTSTGFGTGGATFEDVKLMKNIVKDNAKVKASGGVKDLATAQKYIELGAERLGTSSGIAIVEGIKSTEEY, from the coding sequence ATGAAAATAAATAAATATATTGATCATACAGTTTTAAAGGCAGTATCAACATTTAAAGATATTGATAAATTATGTGAAGAAGCAAAGAAATATGAATTTTATTCAGTTTGTGTAAATGGTTCTTATGTATCAAGATGCTCTAAAAATTTAGAAGGAACTAATGTTAAAATAGCAGCAGTAGTTGGTTTTCCATTAGGAGCAATGTCTAAAGAAGTTAAAGTATTTGAAGCAAAAAAAGCAATAGCTGATGGTGCAAGTGAAATAGATATGGTAATAAATGTAGGTATGTTAAAATCTGGTGAATTTGATTATGTAGAATCTGAAATAAGAGAAATCAAAGAAGCTATAGGGAATAATGTATTAAAAGTAATAATAGAAACTTGTTATTTAACACAAGAAGAAAAAGAAATAGCATGTAAATTATCATTAAATGCAAGAGCAGATTTTGTTAAAACTTCAACTGGATTTGGAACAGGTGGAGCAACATTTGAAGATGTTAAATTAATGAAAAATATAGTTAAAGATAATGCAAAAGTAAAAGCATCGGGTGGAGTTAAAGATCTTGCAACTGCACAAAAATATATAGAATTAGGTGCAGAAAGATTAGGAACTTCATCAGGTATAGCAATAGTAGAAGGTATAAAATCAACAGAAGAATATTAA
- a CDS encoding Dps family protein, with protein MEAILNQFLADLSVLSKKVQNYHWNIEGKGFFTLHKQLDEIYENLNDEVDEIAERLLALELRPLSNFKSYLETTEIVEAGNEPISIDRVLDNLIIDFKYMVRSAKEIKVLADDEEDYGTSAIIDEFIINSEKLLWMLRASR; from the coding sequence ATGGAAGCAATATTAAATCAATTTTTAGCAGATTTATCTGTGTTATCAAAAAAAGTTCAAAATTATCATTGGAATATAGAAGGTAAAGGTTTTTTCACATTACACAAACAATTAGATGAAATTTATGAAAATTTAAATGATGAAGTAGATGAAATAGCCGAAAGATTATTGGCGTTAGAATTAAGACCGTTATCTAATTTTAAAAGTTATTTAGAAACAACAGAAATAGTTGAAGCGGGTAATGAACCTATAAGTATAGATAGAGTATTAGATAATTTAATTATAGATTTTAAATATATGGTTAGGTCTGCAAAAGAAATAAAAGTATTGGCAGACGATGAAGAAGATTATGGAACTTCTGCTATCATAGATGAGTTCATAATTAATTCTGAAAAATTATTATGGATGCTAAGAGCAAGTAGATAA
- a CDS encoding BspA family leucine-rich repeat surface protein, protein MKIKGILKKLLFLFYFISIMGLSQKVIASGTIDAKIHYEELDSKNRKVYVWNKDNDTQNGVFSSNEKDDFGRVFNVNLPDNVTKMGLIFANIDNNKWSNKDCFGDSTCNPITGGDRFIDIVDKKAEIWVIQGMPKLYNKNEILEYKKTKAKEKNNAFTALNNEQKKSLNAEVDTKTELKDIAPVNKKADELNNAMNKLKIEIDKLNANTAPSLETLKGEVKTKKDENLSKDDIDALIKKINEKLQDLDKKDIGEVPGTVFLKKIGDKYIVTGNGKINKEKFRDETLTTKDNENITIELKDAALMFPDDSSNLFNLYRNKIIINKDISTSNVTNMAYMFSSTTNANPDTTNWDTSKVTDMQFMFYFSHKANPNVEDWNTENVTNMKEMFMGAKSANPNVSSWNTSKVTDMSFMFRDTLIADPDVSNWDVKKVKNMSNMFYEAKAANPNINNWEVGSLTECVFIFNKSKKASEDPRFANISTVPELKLLIKGDTLEKLKIDKKAEIDKLTDLNQAQKEALKKEVDDATDTAKVNEVATKATDLNTAMTELKAEIDKLNENKSPELDELKAEVKDKKDTNLNKADTEALTKKIKDKLKELSDKDAALTKLKIDKKAEIDKLSDLNQAQKDALKKEVDTATDETKVNEVVTKATDLNTAMTELKAEADKLDANPSPKLDALKTKVNDEKVKNLDKAAVEALIKEIKDKLNEINVMKIELSEYAKEADAFYYTDTTIADRVNENTFFDINFSKSLINVLQDMVDGKKLDGANIIGGVQIGANHEIKKDLILGGFAEYQNKVSHNVALGINVKYKDFLGFARYRIATKDSKLNHNVDIYGRYSKLFKINKLELEPRLGVYLTYSSKVKLAENVDLKARVGVIGETSLLVAYNINRAKIYVEPKLAFGYNDQKIVQTNLESNEHKIKRSYVDYSLRLGAKYKFINNVSLDGDINVKGDMNKNIKVGTRIGVAYSW, encoded by the coding sequence ATGAAAATAAAGGGAATTTTGAAAAAATTATTATTTTTATTTTACTTTATAAGTATTATGGGATTATCGCAAAAAGTTATAGCAAGTGGAACGATTGATGCTAAAATACACTATGAAGAACTTGATAGTAAAAATAGAAAGGTATATGTTTGGAATAAAGACAATGATACTCAAAACGGAGTTTTTTCATCAAATGAAAAAGATGATTTTGGTAGAGTATTTAATGTTAATTTACCAGATAACGTAACTAAGATGGGATTAATATTTGCTAATATTGATAATAATAAATGGTCAAATAAAGATTGTTTTGGAGATTCAACATGTAATCCAATTACTGGTGGAGATAGATTTATAGATATAGTTGATAAAAAAGCAGAGATTTGGGTTATTCAAGGAATGCCTAAACTATATAATAAAAATGAAATATTAGAATATAAGAAAACAAAGGCAAAAGAAAAAAATAATGCTTTTACAGCTTTAAATAATGAACAAAAAAAATCATTGAATGCAGAAGTAGATACTAAAACTGAACTTAAAGATATAGCACCTGTAAACAAAAAAGCAGATGAGTTAAATAATGCTATGAATAAATTAAAAATAGAAATTGATAAATTAAATGCTAATACAGCACCAAGTTTAGAGACTCTAAAAGGTGAAGTTAAAACTAAAAAAGATGAGAATTTAAGTAAAGATGATATTGATGCATTAATAAAAAAAATTAATGAAAAATTACAAGATTTAGATAAAAAAGATATAGGGGAAGTACCAGGAACAGTATTTCTTAAAAAAATAGGAGATAAATATATTGTAACTGGAAATGGTAAAATAAATAAAGAAAAATTTAGAGACGAAACACTTACTACAAAAGATAACGAAAATATAACAATAGAATTAAAAGATGCAGCATTAATGTTCCCAGATGATTCTAGTAATTTATTTAATTTATATAGAAATAAAATAATAATTAATAAAGATATAAGTACAAGTAATGTTACAAATATGGCTTATATGTTTTCTAGCACAACAAATGCAAACCCAGATACAACTAATTGGGACACAAGTAAAGTAACTGACATGCAATTTATGTTCTATTTTTCTCATAAAGCAAATCCAAATGTAGAAGATTGGAATACAGAAAATGTAACTAATATGAAAGAAATGTTTATGGGTGCGAAAAGTGCAAATCCAAATGTAAGTAGTTGGAATACAAGTAAAGTAACTGATATGTCATTTATGTTTAGAGATACTCTTATTGCAGACCCAGATGTAAGTAACTGGGATGTAAAAAAAGTAAAAAATATGTCTAATATGTTTTATGAGGCAAAAGCCGCAAATCCAAATATAAATAATTGGGAAGTAGGTAGTTTAACTGAATGTGTTTTCATATTCAATAAATCAAAAAAAGCCAGTGAAGACCCTAGATTTGCTAATATAAGTACTGTGCCAGAATTAAAATTATTAATTAAAGGTGATACACTAGAAAAATTAAAAATAGATAAAAAAGCAGAAATAGATAAGTTGACTGATTTAAATCAAGCACAAAAAGAAGCATTAAAAAAAGAAGTAGATGATGCAACAGATACTGCAAAAGTAAATGAAGTTGCTACAAAAGCAACTGATTTAAATACGGCAATGACTGAATTAAAAGCAGAAATTGATAAATTAAATGAGAATAAATCACCAGAATTAGATGAATTAAAAGCAGAAGTAAAAGATAAAAAAGATACTAATTTAAATAAAGCAGATACAGAAGCATTAACTAAAAAGATTAAAGATAAATTAAAAGAATTATCAGATAAAGATGCAGCATTAACTAAATTAAAAATAGATAAAAAAGCAGAAATAGATAAGTTATCTGATTTAAATCAAGCACAAAAAGATGCTTTGAAAAAAGAAGTAGATACTGCAACAGATGAAACAAAAGTAAATGAAGTTGTTACAAAAGCAACTGATTTAAATACTGCAATGACTGAATTAAAAGCAGAAGCTGATAAGTTAGATGCTAACCCATCACCAAAATTAGATGCCTTAAAAACAAAAGTAAATGATGAAAAGGTTAAAAATTTAGATAAGGCGGCAGTAGAAGCATTAATAAAAGAGATTAAAGATAAATTAAATGAAATTAATGTAATGAAAATAGAACTTTCTGAATATGCGAAAGAAGCAGATGCATTCTATTATACAGATACAACTATAGCAGATAGAGTGAATGAGAATACATTCTTTGATATTAATTTTTCTAAATCATTAATCAATGTATTACAAGATATGGTAGATGGTAAGAAATTAGATGGAGCAAATATAATAGGTGGAGTACAAATAGGTGCTAATCATGAGATTAAAAAAGATTTAATTTTAGGTGGGTTTGCAGAATATCAAAATAAAGTTTCACATAATGTAGCATTAGGTATAAATGTAAAATACAAAGATTTTTTAGGATTTGCAAGATATAGAATAGCGACAAAAGATAGTAAATTAAATCATAATGTAGATATTTATGGAAGATATTCTAAACTATTTAAAATAAATAAATTAGAATTAGAACCAAGATTAGGAGTATATTTAACATATTCAAGTAAGGTAAAACTAGCAGAAAATGTAGACTTAAAGGCAAGAGTAGGAGTAATTGGAGAAACTTCATTATTAGTAGCCTATAATATAAATAGAGCAAAAATATATGTAGAACCAAAATTAGCGTTTGGGTATAATGACCAAAAGATAGTACAAACAAATCTGGAATCAAATGAACATAAGATAAAAAGATCATATGTAGATTATTCATTAAGATTAGGAGCAAAATATAAGTTTATAAATAATGTATCATTAGATGGAGATATAAATGTTAAGGGAGATATGAATAAAAATATCAAAGTTGGAACTCGTATAGGAGTAGCTTATAGTTGGTAA
- the rnc gene encoding ribonuclease III, translated as MKKIEKLMKKIKYKFNDISLLEQALVHRSYVNENISENKKDNEKLEFLGDSVLNLITTEYIIDNFKKLNEGDLSKIKSQIISEAVFSKISQDIELGTYLYLSKGENLSGGRKRNSILGDAFEALIGAIFLDSDYYVTREVALRFLEDKINHLDEIEGVGDYKTQLQEYVQSVHKVTPKYNLLETSGPDHNKIFRVNVSINEEVIAEGVAKSKKRAEKEAAKKAMEKLGYL; from the coding sequence ATGAAAAAAATAGAAAAATTAATGAAAAAAATAAAATATAAATTTAATGATATAAGTTTATTAGAACAAGCATTAGTGCATAGATCTTATGTTAATGAAAATATATCAGAGAATAAAAAAGATAATGAAAAATTAGAATTTTTAGGAGATTCTGTTTTAAATTTAATAACAACGGAATATATAATTGATAATTTCAAAAAACTTAATGAAGGTGATTTATCTAAAATTAAAAGTCAAATAATTAGTGAAGCAGTTTTTTCAAAAATATCACAAGATATTGAATTAGGAACTTATTTATACTTAAGTAAGGGTGAAAATTTATCAGGGGGTAGAAAAAGAAATTCTATATTAGGAGATGCTTTTGAAGCATTAATAGGAGCAATATTTTTAGATTCTGACTACTATGTAACAAGAGAAGTTGCACTTAGATTTTTAGAAGATAAAATAAATCATTTAGATGAAATAGAAGGTGTTGGAGATTATAAGACGCAATTACAAGAATATGTACAATCAGTTCATAAAGTAACACCTAAATACAATTTGTTAGAAACTAGTGGACCTGACCATAATAAGATTTTCAGGGTTAATGTAAGTATAAATGAAGAAGTTATAGCAGAAGGAGTAGCCAAGAGTAAAAAAAGAGCAGAAAAAGAAGCTGCTAAAAAAGCTATGGAAAAGTTGGGGTATTTATGA
- a CDS encoding HipA domain-containing protein, whose protein sequence is MEIKNFDDIVKNGMSYSGNAGNKLGIYFENENWILKFPKKNIAYENTNILYTTNAISEYIGSHIYEILGYEVHKTKLGIRNNKLVVACKDFTDENIKLVELKFIYNDDLDEKELERESFKTGKTEYINILELCFIFDNNEKLNKIKGLKERFFDMLVIDAFISNNDRHLGNFGILKYKDKNTLAPIYDNGNSFFNKTEREKFQIMLNDEIKFNSILKGATIPYEFNGKQINPLVVISRLTFGKDDKNKSINEKMDNYLKKAILRNQPKIQKNIDKILKMIDEIPEQYNGIDIIYKQQKDFYKKLLKDRLEKIITPAFNELNN, encoded by the coding sequence ATGGAAATTAAAAATTTTGATGATATAGTTAAAAATGGCATGTCATATTCTGGCAATGCGGGTAATAAATTAGGTATATATTTTGAAAATGAAAATTGGATTTTGAAATTTCCTAAAAAAAATATAGCGTATGAAAATACTAATATATTATACACAACAAACGCGATTTCAGAATACATAGGTTCTCATATTTATGAAATATTGGGTTACGAAGTTCATAAAACAAAATTAGGTATAAGAAATAATAAATTAGTAGTTGCATGCAAAGATTTTACTGATGAAAATATTAAATTGGTAGAATTAAAATTTATATATAATGATGACTTAGATGAAAAAGAATTAGAAAGAGAAAGTTTTAAAACTGGTAAGACAGAATATATAAATATTTTAGAATTATGTTTTATCTTTGATAATAACGAAAAATTAAATAAAATTAAGGGTTTAAAAGAACGTTTTTTTGATATGTTGGTTATAGATGCATTTATTTCTAATAACGATAGACATTTAGGGAATTTTGGAATATTAAAATATAAAGATAAAAATACATTAGCACCAATATATGATAATGGAAATTCTTTTTTTAATAAAACAGAAAGAGAAAAGTTTCAAATAATGCTAAATGATGAAATCAAATTTAATTCAATTTTAAAAGGGGCAACAATACCCTATGAATTTAATGGAAAACAAATTAATCCGTTAGTGGTTATTTCAAGATTAACTTTTGGAAAAGATGATAAAAATAAATCAATAAATGAAAAAATGGACAATTATTTAAAAAAAGCAATATTAAGAAATCAACCTAAAATTCAAAAAAATATAGATAAAATTTTAAAGATGATAGATGAAATTCCAGAACAATATAATGGTATTGATATAATATATAAGCAGCAGAAAGATTTTTATAAGAAATTATTGAAAGATAGGCTTGAAAAAATTATAACACCGGCTTTTAATGAATTAAATAATTAA
- the deoD gene encoding purine-nucleoside phosphorylase: MATPHIGANKGDVAEIVLLPGDPLRAKYIAETFLENVVQYNNVRGMLGFTGTYKGKKVSVQGTGMGVPSIGIYSHELITEYGCKILMRIGTAGSMRKDVKIRDVVLAMTSSTDSNINKLRFNGADFAPCADSELFIKAYEVAKEKGLSVKAGNILTSDTFYGDDKDAWKKWADFGVICVEMETAQLYTTAAKFGVKALTLLTISDSLVTGESTSAEERQLTFNDMIVTALETAISF, translated from the coding sequence ATGGCAACACCACATATAGGAGCAAATAAAGGCGATGTAGCAGAAATAGTATTATTACCAGGAGATCCGTTAAGAGCAAAATATATTGCTGAAACATTTTTAGAAAATGTAGTTCAATATAATAATGTAAGGGGTATGTTAGGATTTACAGGAACATATAAAGGAAAAAAAGTTTCAGTTCAAGGAACAGGAATGGGAGTACCTTCAATAGGTATATATTCACATGAATTAATAACAGAATATGGTTGTAAAATTTTAATGAGAATAGGTACAGCAGGTTCAATGAGAAAAGACGTTAAAATTAGAGACGTAGTTCTTGCAATGACTAGTTCAACTGATTCAAATATCAATAAATTAAGATTTAATGGAGCGGATTTTGCACCTTGTGCTGATTCTGAACTATTTATCAAAGCTTATGAAGTAGCAAAAGAAAAAGGATTAAGTGTAAAAGCAGGAAATATTTTAACTAGTGATACATTCTATGGTGATGATAAAGATGCATGGAAAAAATGGGCTGATTTTGGAGTAATATGTGTTGAAATGGAAACTGCACAACTATATACAACAGCAGCAAAATTTGGAGTAAAGGCATTAACATTACTAACAATAAGTGATTCACTAGTAACAGGTGAATCAACAAGTGCAGAAGAAAGACAATTAACATTCAACGATATGATAGTAACAGCATTAGAAACAGCAATAAGTTTTTAG
- the cdd gene encoding cytidine deaminase codes for MDNKKYIEKAEKLLKNAYCPYSNFPVAAIVIDELGNSYEGVNVENAAYPSSLCAERNAVTTAITNGMKNIQKVIVIANTDRPISPCGACRQVISEFSTDKTKVILATTKSDKIKEFLVSEILPYGFENKDL; via the coding sequence ATGGATAATAAAAAATATATAGAAAAGGCTGAAAAACTTTTAAAAAATGCATATTGTCCGTACTCAAATTTTCCAGTAGCAGCAATAGTTATAGATGAATTGGGTAATAGTTATGAAGGTGTAAATGTAGAAAATGCAGCATACCCATCTTCACTTTGTGCAGAAAGAAATGCAGTTACCACCGCTATAACTAATGGCATGAAAAATATTCAAAAGGTGATTGTGATTGCAAATACTGATAGACCGATAAGTCCTTGTGGAGCGTGTAGGCAAGTTATATCAGAATTTTCAACTGATAAGACAAAAGTAATATTAGCGACAACAAAATCAGATAAAATAAAAGAATTTTTAGTTTCAGAAATATTACCATATGGTTTTGAAAATAAGGATTTATAA
- a CDS encoding acyl carrier protein produces the protein MFEEIKEIILEQLDVNENEIQENTSLIEDLGADSLDVAEIISEIENKFEVELEKEKIEKIKTIKDIMEYLEK, from the coding sequence ATGTTTGAAGAAATAAAAGAGATAATCTTAGAGCAATTAGATGTTAATGAAAATGAAATACAAGAAAACACAAGTCTTATAGAAGATTTAGGGGCTGATTCATTGGATGTGGCTGAAATAATATCGGAAATTGAAAACAAATTTGAAGTAGAATTAGAAAAAGAAAAAATTGAAAAAATTAAAACTATAAAAGACATAATGGAATATTTAGAAAAATAG
- a CDS encoding N-glycosylase/DNA lyase produces the protein MKLNEEILEINEKIKKDVDEKIASYKASFNYEPEKFYCEVAFCILTPQSKALSAWKIIETLDDNRLLYNGSYDEIVDYLNTIRFKNTKAKRLIMLRELMTVDGELNPKKVIMSSGKDIFEIRKWLVDNVNGMGLKEASHVLRNLGMGENIAILDRHILRVLKAVKVIDDIPNTLTYKKYLEIEEKMRDYSKKIGISMDRLDLVLWYRQVGYIFK, from the coding sequence ATGAAACTTAATGAAGAAATTTTAGAAATAAATGAAAAAATAAAAAAAGACGTAGATGAAAAAATAGCATCATATAAGGCTAGTTTTAATTATGAACCGGAAAAATTTTATTGTGAAGTAGCGTTTTGTATACTTACACCGCAATCAAAAGCATTGAGTGCTTGGAAAATTATTGAGACATTAGATGACAATAGACTTTTATATAATGGTTCATATGATGAAATAGTTGATTATTTGAACACAATAAGATTTAAAAATACTAAGGCAAAAAGATTAATAATGTTAAGAGAACTTATGACTGTTGATGGAGAATTAAATCCTAAAAAAGTCATAATGTCTAGCGGTAAAGATATCTTTGAAATAAGAAAATGGTTAGTAGATAATGTAAATGGTATGGGTTTAAAAGAAGCAAGTCATGTACTTAGAAATCTAGGTATGGGTGAAAATATTGCTATATTAGATAGACATATATTAAGGGTGTTAAAGGCAGTAAAAGTTATAGATGATATACCTAATACACTGACATATAAAAAATATTTAGAAATAGAAGAGAAAATGAGAGACTATTCTAAGAAAATAGGAATAAGTATGGACAGACTAGATTTAGTTTTATGGTATAGACAAGTTGGTTATATTTTTAAATAA
- the coaD gene encoding pantetheine-phosphate adenylyltransferase, whose product MINRAIYPGSFDPITKGHLDIIKRAKNLTNELIIAVLYNSNKTNYWFSVDERIEQIKGSLIEANIDLKNIKIIAFDGLLVDLIEKENIDLLIRGLRAVSDYEYEVQINLTNELLTKKKFETIFLNASRKYLYLSSSVVKEVAINKGELNHFVTDNVKEMMEKKVRKINGKK is encoded by the coding sequence ATGATAAATAGAGCAATATATCCAGGAAGTTTTGATCCTATAACAAAAGGGCATTTAGATATAATAAAAAGAGCAAAAAATTTAACAAATGAACTTATTATAGCAGTATTATATAATTCCAATAAAACTAATTATTGGTTTAGCGTTGATGAGAGAATAGAACAAATAAAAGGAAGTTTAATAGAAGCAAATATTGATTTGAAAAATATAAAAATAATTGCATTTGATGGCTTATTAGTTGACCTAATAGAAAAAGAAAACATAGATTTACTTATTAGGGGCTTAAGAGCAGTATCTGATTATGAATATGAAGTTCAAATAAATTTGACAAATGAATTATTAACAAAAAAGAAATTTGAGACTATATTTTTAAATGCTTCAAGAAAATATTTATATTTAAGTTCAAGTGTTGTTAAAGAAGTTGCTATAAATAAAGGTGAATTAAATCACTTTGTAACTGATAATGTTAAAGAAATGATGGAGAAAAAAGTAAGAAAAATAAATGGCAAAAAATAA